From Methylopila sp. M107, a single genomic window includes:
- a CDS encoding ComF family protein: MPPGAIDDPQGLKLAARAVALAACVRRLGRTALDLALPPQCLACSKPVSEPGALCVGCWNGFRPIERPFCERMGTPFPADFGPGLLSPAAIAKPPAYDRARAVARFDGTARELVHRLKYADGLHLARPLGRMMARAGHELLGSDAVLVPTPLHRGRLWRRRFNQSALLAREIASLTGARLALDAVARVKATRPQVGLSAAQRAENLAGAFKVVDRAAIAGARVVLVDDVVTTGSTVDRLSRLVRRAGAASVDVLVFSMVVNDGRPSIS; this comes from the coding sequence ATGCCTCCCGGCGCAATCGACGACCCGCAGGGCCTCAAACTCGCCGCGCGCGCAGTCGCGCTCGCCGCTTGCGTCCGGCGTCTCGGCCGGACGGCGCTCGATCTCGCGCTGCCGCCGCAATGCCTGGCCTGCTCGAAGCCCGTCAGCGAGCCCGGCGCGCTCTGCGTCGGTTGCTGGAACGGGTTCCGGCCGATCGAGCGGCCGTTCTGCGAGCGGATGGGGACGCCCTTCCCGGCCGATTTCGGCCCCGGCCTGCTGTCGCCCGCCGCGATCGCAAAGCCCCCGGCCTATGACCGGGCGCGCGCGGTCGCGCGCTTCGACGGCACGGCGCGCGAACTCGTCCATCGCCTGAAATATGCCGACGGCCTGCATCTCGCCCGCCCGCTCGGCCGCATGATGGCGCGCGCCGGCCATGAGCTTCTGGGCTCAGACGCGGTGCTGGTCCCGACGCCGCTGCATCGCGGGCGGCTCTGGAGGCGGCGGTTCAACCAGTCGGCGCTGCTCGCGCGCGAGATCGCGTCGCTCACCGGCGCGCGCCTCGCGCTGGACGCCGTTGCGCGGGTCAAGGCGACCCGTCCGCAGGTCGGGCTGTCGGCCGCGCAGCGCGCCGAAAACCTCGCGGGCGCGTTCAAGGTCGTCGACCGCGCGGCGATCGCGGGCGCCCGCGTCGTGCTGGTCGACGACGTCGTCACCACCGGATCGACCGTCGACCGGCTCTCCCGCCTTGTCCGGCGCGCGGGCGCTGCCTCGGTCGATGTGCTGGTTTTCTCGATGGTTGTGAACGACGGTCGACCGTCTATATCCTGA
- a CDS encoding DUF1178 family protein yields the protein MIRYGLVCASGHGFDAWFRSSGDFESQSAKGLLSCPDCGVSAVTKALMAPALATGGSAGAATTEAPPAAEPAESLTLVDDKKAKLRQLLREVRAEITKGSEDVGDRFPEVARKMHAEEIEQRTIHGRATPEEARALVDEGVAVQPLPAFPDDLN from the coding sequence ATGATCCGCTACGGGCTCGTCTGCGCCTCGGGTCATGGTTTCGACGCCTGGTTCCGGTCGTCCGGCGATTTCGAAAGCCAGTCCGCCAAAGGCCTGCTGTCGTGTCCGGATTGCGGGGTTTCGGCGGTGACCAAGGCCCTGATGGCGCCGGCGCTCGCGACCGGCGGGTCTGCCGGGGCCGCGACCACCGAGGCGCCTCCTGCCGCCGAGCCCGCCGAAAGCCTCACGCTGGTCGACGACAAGAAGGCGAAGCTCCGCCAGCTGCTGCGCGAGGTCCGGGCGGAGATCACCAAAGGATCCGAAGACGTCGGCGACCGGTTTCCCGAGGTCGCGCGAAAGATGCACGCAGAAGAGATCGAGCAGCGCACGATCCATGGCCGCGCCACCCCCGAGGAGGCGAGGGCGCTGGTTGACGAAGGCGTCGCCGTGCAGCCGCTGCCGGCCTTTCCCGACGACCTGAACTGA
- a CDS encoding methyltransferase domain-containing protein, whose amino-acid sequence MTDVPKLLDRPALHAARRRAKHLGGGPDFLTARVAEDMVERLAATLRPFASAADLGSPTGAIAAAIARRPETKLVIRAAFDAADEGDVVVDPEALPFAAEKLGLIVSGLALHFVDDLPGLLVQARRALAPDGLFLAAFLGGDTLTELRQSFAIAETATTGGVSPRVLPFADVRAVGGLLQRAGFALPVTDVDRVTVRYPNPLELMRDLRAWGATNMLAERSRKPLRRETLGEALKVYAERFSDPDGRVRATFEIVWASGWAPHPDQQKPLKPGSATSRLADALGVAEGDGTAETLPLGGDRPSQ is encoded by the coding sequence GTGACGGACGTCCCAAAACTTCTCGACCGGCCGGCGCTCCACGCCGCGCGCCGGCGCGCGAAGCACTTGGGCGGCGGTCCCGATTTCCTGACGGCCCGCGTCGCCGAGGACATGGTCGAGCGGCTCGCGGCGACGCTCCGACCGTTCGCGAGCGCAGCCGACCTCGGCTCGCCGACCGGCGCGATCGCGGCGGCGATCGCGCGGCGGCCTGAGACCAAGCTCGTCATCCGCGCGGCGTTCGACGCGGCGGACGAGGGCGACGTCGTGGTCGATCCCGAAGCCCTGCCCTTCGCGGCCGAAAAGCTCGGCCTGATCGTCTCAGGCCTCGCGCTGCATTTCGTCGACGACCTGCCCGGTCTGCTCGTCCAGGCGCGACGGGCGCTCGCGCCGGACGGGCTGTTCCTCGCCGCCTTCCTCGGCGGCGACACGCTGACGGAGCTGCGCCAGTCCTTCGCGATCGCCGAGACCGCAACGACCGGAGGCGTGAGCCCCCGCGTGCTGCCGTTCGCGGATGTCCGGGCCGTCGGCGGCCTGCTGCAGAGGGCGGGCTTCGCTCTGCCGGTGACCGACGTCGACCGCGTGACGGTGCGCTATCCAAATCCGCTCGAACTGATGCGGGATCTGCGCGCCTGGGGCGCAACCAACATGCTCGCCGAGCGCAGCCGCAAGCCGCTCCGGCGCGAGACGCTGGGCGAGGCGCTGAAGGTCTACGCGGAGCGGTTTTCGGACCCGGACGGCCGCGTGCGCGCGACGTTCGAGATCGTCTGGGCGTCCGGCTGGGCGCCGCATCCGGACCAGCAGAAGCCGCTGAAGCCCGGCAGCGCGACGTCGCGCCTCGCGGACGCGCTGGGTGTGGCGGAGGGAGACGGGACTGCGGAAACGCTGCCGCTAGGTGGCGACAGGCCTTCGCAATAG
- the grxC gene encoding glutaredoxin 3 codes for MSSVLIYTRSDCPYCHMAKDLLRRKSVEFEEVDIGRAPDRRPEMIARAGGRTTVPQVFIDGRHVGGCDDLHALDRSGGLDPLLAA; via the coding sequence ATGTCGTCAGTCCTCATCTACACGCGGTCCGACTGCCCCTATTGCCACATGGCGAAGGACCTGCTGCGCCGGAAGTCGGTCGAGTTCGAGGAGGTCGACATCGGCCGCGCGCCGGATCGCCGCCCCGAGATGATCGCGCGCGCGGGCGGCCGGACGACGGTGCCGCAGGTGTTCATCGACGGCCGGCACGTCGGCGGCTGCGACGACCTGCACGCGCTCGACCGGTCCGGCGGGCTCGACCCGCTGCTCGCGGCGTGA
- a CDS encoding carbon-nitrogen hydrolase family protein translates to MSDRSFVAACVQMRAGKVAARNVDDVARLAKQAADAGASYIQTPEMTNLLVKSREELFAAILPEEADPSLAAFQELARALKVTLHLGSLAIRLEGQRAANRAYVIDPEGDIVARYDKIHMFDVDLPDGESWRESATYRPGEQAVVVPMPWGGLGLTICYDVRFPTLHRALAEHGADVIASPAAFTKKTGEAHWHVLLRARAVETGAFVIAAAQGGKHEDGRETYGHSLIVDPWGRVLAEGGEEPGVIVAEIDIAKVSDIRQRIPSLENGRRFAVLPQASEPTQLRDVAT, encoded by the coding sequence GTGAGCGATCGCTCCTTCGTGGCGGCCTGCGTGCAGATGCGCGCCGGCAAGGTCGCGGCCCGGAACGTCGACGACGTGGCGCGTCTCGCAAAGCAGGCCGCGGACGCCGGCGCGAGCTACATCCAGACGCCCGAGATGACCAACCTGCTGGTGAAGTCGCGCGAAGAACTGTTCGCCGCGATCCTGCCCGAGGAGGCCGATCCGTCGCTCGCCGCGTTCCAGGAGCTCGCGCGCGCCCTGAAGGTCACGCTGCATCTCGGGTCGCTCGCGATCCGGCTCGAGGGCCAGCGCGCGGCGAACCGCGCTTATGTGATCGACCCCGAGGGGGACATCGTCGCGCGCTACGACAAGATCCACATGTTCGACGTCGACCTGCCGGACGGCGAGAGCTGGCGGGAATCCGCCACCTACCGGCCGGGCGAGCAGGCTGTGGTCGTGCCCATGCCGTGGGGCGGGCTCGGCCTGACGATCTGCTACGACGTCCGCTTCCCGACGCTGCACCGCGCGCTCGCCGAACACGGCGCCGACGTGATCGCGTCGCCTGCGGCCTTCACCAAGAAGACCGGCGAGGCGCACTGGCACGTCCTGCTGCGCGCCCGCGCGGTCGAGACCGGCGCGTTCGTGATCGCCGCCGCGCAGGGCGGGAAACACGAGGACGGCCGCGAGACCTACGGCCATTCGCTGATCGTCGACCCCTGGGGTCGGGTGCTGGCCGAGGGCGGCGAGGAGCCCGGCGTGATCGTCGCCGAGATCGACATCGCCAAGGTCTCGGACATCCGCCAGCGGATTCCCTCGCTCGAGAACGGCAGGCGCTTCGCCGTGCTGCCGCAGGCGAGCGAACCCACGCAGCTGCGCGACGTCGCCACATGA
- a CDS encoding cyclopropane-fatty-acyl-phospholipid synthase family protein: MEIVNALMGRFVKVGSLTILDAGGRTHELKGDAPGPDVIVKLHDKKLHHQLLLNPELRTGEAYMDGTLTIEKGTLRDLLTLYSLNRTNLRAGPIQKRSRRWIKRMRGFLPKNDASRSKKNVEAHYDLSNDMYRLFLDEGMNYSCGYFRTPADTLDAAQVAKLRHIASKLDLKPGQRVLDIGSGWGSMAIYLAENCGVEVLGVTLSTEQHALATQRAAERGLSDRVKFELRDYREVQGPFDRIVSVGMFEHVGLKNIPEFFVKIRSLLKEDGVALLHSIGRKGGPGSTGAWVKKYIFPGGYAPALSETMPAIEAAKLWVTDVEIWRMHYAETCLAWGNRFEANRDKAAAMLGDRFCRMWEFYLLISEFSFRYGKHMVFQIQMTRDVDAVPLTRDYMGAAEARLEAGEAKAPAAAVG; encoded by the coding sequence ATGGAAATCGTCAACGCGCTGATGGGGCGCTTCGTGAAGGTCGGCTCGCTGACGATCCTCGACGCGGGCGGGCGCACCCACGAGCTGAAGGGCGACGCGCCGGGCCCCGACGTCATCGTCAAGCTCCACGACAAGAAGCTGCACCACCAGCTGCTTCTGAACCCCGAGCTGCGCACCGGCGAGGCCTATATGGACGGCACGCTGACGATCGAGAAGGGCACGCTTCGCGACCTCCTCACGCTCTATTCGCTGAACCGCACGAACCTGCGCGCCGGGCCGATCCAGAAGCGCTCGCGCCGCTGGATTAAGCGGATGCGCGGCTTCCTGCCGAAGAACGACGCCTCGCGCTCGAAGAAGAACGTCGAGGCGCATTACGACCTCTCGAACGACATGTACCGGCTCTTCCTCGACGAGGGGATGAACTACTCCTGCGGCTATTTTCGCACGCCTGCCGACACGCTCGACGCGGCGCAGGTCGCAAAACTCCGGCACATCGCGTCGAAACTCGACCTGAAGCCAGGCCAGCGCGTGCTCGACATCGGCTCCGGCTGGGGCTCGATGGCGATCTATCTCGCCGAAAACTGCGGCGTCGAGGTGCTGGGCGTCACGCTCTCGACCGAGCAGCACGCGCTCGCGACCCAGCGCGCCGCCGAACGCGGCCTGTCGGACCGGGTCAAGTTCGAGCTCCGTGACTATCGCGAGGTGCAGGGGCCGTTCGACCGGATCGTCTCGGTCGGCATGTTCGAGCATGTCGGCCTCAAGAACATTCCGGAGTTCTTCGTGAAGATCCGTTCGTTGCTCAAGGAGGACGGCGTCGCGCTGCTGCACTCGATCGGCCGCAAGGGCGGGCCGGGCTCCACGGGCGCCTGGGTGAAGAAGTACATTTTTCCGGGCGGCTACGCGCCGGCGCTGTCCGAGACCATGCCGGCTATCGAGGCCGCAAAACTCTGGGTCACGGACGTCGAGATCTGGCGCATGCACTACGCCGAGACCTGCCTCGCCTGGGGCAACCGGTTCGAAGCCAACCGCGACAAGGCGGCCGCGATGCTGGGCGACCGGTTCTGCCGGATGTGGGAATTCTACCTGCTGATCTCGGAGTTCTCGTTCCGCTACGGCAAGCACATGGTCTTCCAGATCCAGATGACCCGCGACGTCGACGCCGTGCCGCTGACGCGCGACTACATGGGCGCGGCCGAGGCGCGGCTGGAGGCCGGCGAAGCCAAGGCGCCGGCCGCCGCCGTCGGCTGA
- a CDS encoding Flp family type IVb pilin has translation MRAVRRTGRLLARMARAESGATAIEYAMIAVGISIVIVTTVNVTGVSLRTNYFEKVQQATAN, from the coding sequence ATGAGAGCAGTGCGCAGGACAGGTCGTCTTCTCGCCCGGATGGCGCGCGCCGAGAGCGGCGCGACCGCGATCGAATACGCCATGATCGCCGTCGGCATCAGCATCGTCATCGTCACCACCGTGAATGTGACGGGCGTCAGCCTCCGCACGAACTATTTCGAGAAGGTCCAGCAGGCGACGGCGAACTGA